In Zingiber officinale cultivar Zhangliang chromosome 1A, Zo_v1.1, whole genome shotgun sequence, the DNA window TCGTTAGCGATACTCCGATCTGAGACCGGTGATGATACTCTggcccgagaccagtggcgatatcttaaccccgaatgggggaggataagccttgaatGCCCATAAAAGCGGAGCTCGCAGCAATATGAGGAAATaaagcctttatcatacctgatcgcgAAGTGGTATCAACCGACTGAGGATCTGTCTCGGTCCCTCACctcccaaatacccgtggagcgaggggagaagataaAGAGCGTGAAGCCGACATAAGAGAGCAAAGCCCATAGCCgtagaaggaagcagagcactGTAGGTGAAGAGAGCAACACCTGTAGATGTAAGAGGCTGCACAACAAGTGAAGGATGCAGAGTATATAATAATAGTAGAGTGAAGTGCATATAGCAGTAAGAGAATGTTGAGCCCATGGTGAAAGATGCAGAGCTTGTAGTAATAAGAGGAcgcagagcctcatggtgaagggtgcagagcctgtagcagtaagaggatgcagagcctcatggtgaaggatGCAAAGCCTGTAGCACACATGATGGAGAAACTGGGCCCCTGGtccctgatcggagagtaaggTCCCTAACCTGTAATCAAATAgcgaggcccctagatcctgatcgagAAGTGGTACTGCAAGTCTATGATCGGAgagctgtgtcccaagtgtatgagtggggagctgtgcccctagagtatgagcggggagctgtgtcccaagtgtatgagcggggagctgggcccctagtgtccgatcagaaATTGAAAactctagtctttgatcaaggaactaggctCTTACTCTTTTATCAGGGAAATAAAATagttcctataatcgtaaaaagagAGCAGAGCTCGTAGCGTACCTGATCGGGAAGTCGTGCCAACCAGCTAAGGGTCTGTCTCGGTCCCTTAACTCCCAAATACCCATGGAGTCAGGGGAAAAACATAaaggaaaaactaacctgtcagccagctgaagctccactcgatccctcgactcccgaataccggtggagtgaggatagaaTATAATATATGCGTCGAGATCCTCCGGGATtgtgataatggcagagaacctcccgacgtcgtccatcttcacatttcggaacaggttgttgtgttcccacagacggcgccaaattgatccggtcaggaagctgagtcagacagaCCGTAGGGtgaggtggatgaaatgttgacgaagtcgcgacgtctcggaggggggtgtgctgagatggctcccgtgttgaccaagtctccaaaagtcctctggtcaacgctacctgcagccaacgACCGGGTTtacccggcccccggtaccccgatgctcgaggcagatccaaaaaatatatgagtacaagactaagccatgaaataatgaaaatgcatatgaaatatgaacgaggaacgtaccctagcccagggggcgccctcggatgggacgtgACTAGaattgtcgcgacccggaagagtagatgactccgATTAGGCtagagagctggatctgacgacgagaAGCAGAACGCGGCATGAGCCCGAAAGACGAGCTGCAGGTCGGGAGATAATAGCGGCACGCAGGCTGGGGCACGAGATTGGCACATAAGCCGAGACCTgaaatcggcacgcaggccgggacaagacactggtacgcagaccgggataagacaccGATACGCAGTCCGGGATAAGACACCAGTACGTAGACCGGGATAAGACACTGGTACGTAGATCAAGAACTGATATCGGCGCGCAGGCCGAGAACTagatcggcacgtaggccgggacacGACACACAGGCAGGATGAGCGCGTAGGTCGGAATACCGTACCCAAGCCAGATCGGCGCAAAGGCCAAAATACAATAAAATGGCACGAAGGCCAGGAACACAACAGGAACTAAATACAGTCCAATCAATGACAACAGCCACGGTGGAGGCCGCACTCGGCCACCGACGACTAGGAAGGGAGAGGTAACCCGGAGGCGGCATTGTACAAGGGGAGAATGGAGGCAGCAGTCCCCTCCCCTGGGCGGCAGCGTGTAAGAGGGAGGAAGTGGAGTGTCCTGGAGGCAGTTCCGGTGAGGGGAGGAGAAAGAGAGGCGGAGTCCGCGGGGAAGAGGTGGCTGCAACGGCATCACACGAGGAAGCGAAACGGCGGAGGCATTTGAGACCGGCTCGCGGGGGTGAGGAGAAGGGCAGTGGCCGGTCTGCCCGGCGACGACATGGTGCGAAGGACGAAGGAAGCAGCACTGTCGTCGCCGGCGTcgagaggagaaggaaaaaaGGTTGAAGATGGGCGGTCGTCGGGTCGGCGGCAGCGCagcgaggagaaggaagatggtgTTGTCGCCGTCACTGtggggaagaagaggagagggctgTCGTCGCTATGGTCGGCActgcgaggaggaagaagaggagaggctaTCGCCGGCGTTGCGAGGGTGGCGGCGAGAGAGAGGGAGCGGCAcagtgaggagagggagaggaggagaagtggGGGCCGGCGTCGGCGAGGAGCCTCGCGTGAAGGGGCTAGCggcgagagagaaagagagggaaagGGAGGAGAGGTAGCGGCCAGTggtgaagagaaggagaggagtggAGAAGAGGCGGCCGGCGACCTCGGCTCCGGCGACGTCGAcgcgaggagaaggaagaaaaccCGCTGGCGGCGGAAAACCAACCACGAAACCCCCCCCCCTGCATGCTACAGTGCATACCTCACTTAAAACCCTAGTTAGCGAAAAGACCTAAATACCCTCCTTCTTTCCCCTTATTTCTTatctaccccccccccccctatcaTATCCATATCAGTTAGCAATGTGTCTACTCCACAAAACAGTCAAACACTCTTTTGTTAGGAAATCTCTCTCAATTTTAGAGTTACAATGATCCTATTTATTCTTGACCCTTACATGGCATTTTGGATGTAAAATATTATGTATAGATGTGATTACCAAAAATCCCACAACTCATCAGCGCTTCTAGAATGGGGCATGACTAGGCCGTGCTCCGGGCATGCCTGCTCTAATAGATCTGGTCACATCCATGCCATAACTGGTAGCACATCTGTGCCTGACACTACGACCGTGTTTCTTTGAAGTTGTCGAAGACTCAAAGCTACATGGCCATGCCCGAATTCAACTCCATATGTGCAATCTCCAACAATAATGTTAGGACTGTATGAACTAGAGGGAGGGGGTAGGCGTGAATAGCTCTGATCGCTTCTCGTCTTGATCTCATATTCATCGTTTGAATGCACAGCGAAAACTTGAATCCAAAACCAATGTCACATGCACATCTCTAGAATTTACTTGTTATCCGCTTCTTAGACGATTAATCTAAGACCTACTCCTAGTGATCTCCCTCCACTATGAACTTCTCTTTTTCAGATACTGGAAgcggagaaatctcttacaacAAGTTCATTACAAGAACAAATACAAGCAGaacaaaatacaaatgaaaatgAAAGCTAAACACTTTACAATTGAGAACTTAGCTTTAATTTGGATGCTTGTTTGTCACTTCAGAATGCTTTTTGATGGTTGAAAATGTAGCTAGTAACATTTCACCTCTAACCTCTTAAGAACAGGTGCTGCTTATTTTCCTCGAAACCCTATTTTAAAGGCTATTGCTTGAATTGATTTCCACCAACCAATCTATTGCCTTACTcaccaatcgattgtcatgtcaaTTTCAACCATTTAAACCTGCAAAAATGTCTATTTTTACCTAGTCAATTGATTACTATATTTTCATAAATTTAACATAgtatagattttgatctagacatacccaatgtctaatcctgaatttaaCTTATGAATTCTAATTTAACTTCCAGTGGATTTAGTAAATAGTGGGTACATTTATTCCGATCATTTTCAAtttacaaatgatctcatcttgatactACTATCAACGTGACCTCATCTTACAGGTATGTCTCCATTCACAGCTTCATTAGTTGTCCCATAAGCAAtgatcttacctctatttatgtcgcttataaaattatacttaataaatATGTGTTTGTCTTTGCTAAGATATTTGTGATCCTTAGAAAAAACTATGATAGCTTGATTGTCACAGTAAACTATAACATGACTCTCACTATCCttaataatatttagatactttAGGAACCTTCTTAACTAAATGACTTCTTGCACAACCACTGCAtaagccacatactcaacttcattgttgaCCATGTTACACAAGTCTGCTTCTTGTTGTTTCATGAGATGACTCCACGATTCAAAAAGAAGGTATAGCCAGATGTGAATTTTCTATCAGTAAGGTCCCCAGCCTAATCTAAATCTGTGTAGCCTTTCAGGCTCATATCAGATCTTTGAAAATAGATACAATAATCTATTATCCTTTTAAGATatatgaatatcctcttcactgcTTTCTAGTGTCTTGGTCCTGGATTTGACTGGAAATGAGTAACTAATCTAATAACATAGCTAATATCAGGACTTATACAAAGCATAATGTATACTAAACTACCAATTAAACTGACATATTGTCTTTTCTTCATTTggactatttcctcaggagtcttaggacgcatactcttgctcaaaatagtatcATTTGCTAAAGGTGTTTGCTCAATATTGCAATtcaacatattgaagtgttgtagcatcttagtaatATAAACCTTTTGAGACAAACCCGAAAGTCTTTTTGACTAATCTCTTATAATCTTACTCCTAAGATGTATTTAGCTTCTCTCATATCTTTTATATCAAATTATGATGAAAGTCATGCTTTCACTTCTATCTTAAACTCCGTGTCACTTCCAACTATTAGCATATTATCAACATATAATAATAAGatgacaaaattttatttttacatttttaaatagACACAATGATCTTCATTGATTATTtcgaaatcataagataaaataattttattaaattttatgtttCATTGTTTTGACGCATTTTTAGACCATAAATACACTTTTAAGTCTACACACTGTCTTCTTGGTTTTTGGCAATGTAATATTCTGGTCGTGCCATATAAATTTCCTCGTAAAATTCACCATTTATagttgtctttacatccatctgataacAATTCTATGTCAAAATATGCTACTATAACTAAAATGACATGAATTGACGTAAATTTTATGacaggagaaaatgtctcttcaaaatcaataccttAGGTCATTTACAACCAAATGAAACTTATATTTATCAATCGATCCATCaatttttctcttaattttgaaaatctactTATTTTCAATAACCTTTCAACCTAGATGAAGATCGACTAATTCTCAAATATTGTTAGGATACTCCaggagctagaggggggatgattAGTTCGAATTGCTTCGCCTTGTTGAATTGTTGCAGCAGAAACTTGAAGCAATGCTAATACTCTTGATTTTACttggaggtgactagtccaaaggTTCACTCTCCTCACTCATAGTACACTATGAAAACCTTCTtcttgaaggtggagaaaccttgtacaagcacaatacaagaaatacaataagaaaaaGCACAAGCAAATTACAAAGAAAATTGAACATGATttaaaccaatgaactcttgctTAGCTTGCTTTCTTTTATCTTGGATTTGCCTCTTGGTGGTGGAAAATCCAGCAGCACTTTATCTCCAAGCACCTAAGAAACTGATAGAGAATGGCAGAGAAGTAGAGCTTTTGAATCCTTAAAAAAAACACCTTTTATCCTGCTGATTAGGGTTCTTAATCAATTGGCCTTACTCCCAATCAATTGCCACATTGGATCTGTCTATTCAAATCTCCTAACATctcttttttacttttttaatcgattacctaatcgattaaaTGGCTTTAATCGATCACCCGTTTGATTCAAAAGCCCATTATTTGCTCGTattctctcccaatcgatcacttgattaaTTGACCTCTTCGTGAAcgcctcaatcgattggaaaccTTCCCAATCAATTGAAAATACTATGCTTCATTAAAATTAGCTCCCAATTGTGTGGCCAATTGATTGTATTGACCTTAATCAATTATCTAATCGATTAACGCACCTTCTGTACTGTGCTTTGCAAACCAATTGATTATCAGATCGATTGACCCCCCCAATCGATTATCTAATCGATTGGTAAGTAGTAAAAACTGTAGAGCTCTAAATGAGCTCCATTTCTCATCTAAGATCACCTCATTTCtatatctgagtcaaaagttatgaccatcgAAAGTTTGTTATGTCAGAACTTCCGTGTTTCATGTCGACTCCCTGTTGGGTTTTCGactgccaagtgtctagtcaacctttgactcacttggaatTTTTATTTGCCAACTTTCCATTGGACTTTTGAGCACCAAGTGTGGTCCTTGGCcaacttagatttttctcttACCTAACTTTCAGGtaggactagtcacttggtaAACTTCCAGCCTGTTTATCCTCAgttagggttttcccttgcctaactatAGTTAAAGCTTCCTTTGCCAATGTACGATCCTCCTTAatccacttagattttctttTACCTAATtcttcagttaggactttgccAATTTTGAAACAGTTGTCTTATCAAATGACTATTAGTCGAACAGTCGACTGATCAACTACCActacaacaatatctataaatAATGATCGAATTAGCAATGGAATTAATTATTATAGCTAAATTAATGACTGAATTAATTTTTGATCACTAATTAAcgcttaaaattaatttcaacacTAATTTAACAACAAAAAATATATTCTATCATTAATATAGTGATGAAAATTAATTCCAACGTTATACTAGCAACGAAATATTGTTTCTATTGCTAATTTAGCGATACCACTAATTCTCTTTCTTAGTTTACCAAATTTCTCCTCCTTGTCTCTTTTCTCCGTCTCTTCTATCCCATCTTCCCTTATTTCTTCCACTTATTTCTT includes these proteins:
- the LOC122002132 gene encoding octapeptide-repeat protein T2-like, which codes for MVRRTKEAALSSPASRGEGKKVEDGRSSGRRQRSEEKEDGVVAVTVGKKRRGLSSLWSALRGGRRGEAIAGVARVAARERERHSEERERRRSGGRRRRGASREGASGEREREGKGGEVAASGEEKERSGEEAAGDLGSGDVDARRRKKTRWRRKTNHETPPPACYSAYLT